One part of the Podarcis muralis chromosome 3, rPodMur119.hap1.1, whole genome shotgun sequence genome encodes these proteins:
- the VIP gene encoding VIP peptides, whose protein sequence is MEHGSGPQLLLSFALLYVLCTQALALPPLGTYSAMRLGNRMPFDGASESDHSQGSLKSEADILQTTLPENDKFYYDVYRAMDRNTRHADGLFTSGYSKLLGQISARKYLESLIGKRVGNNTPLDEQTPPVKRHSDAVFTDNYSRFRKQMAVKKYLNSVLTGKRSQEELNPASLRDETELLDPAFSENYDDVTVDDLELLNHLPLNV, encoded by the exons ATGGAACATGGAAGTGGCCCCCAGCTTCTCCTCTCCTTTGCTCTCCTCTATGTTCTCTGCACTCAAGCACTCGCTTTACCTCCTCTGGGAACATACTCTGCTATGAG ATTAGGAAACAGAATGCCATTTGATGGGGCAAGTGAATCTGATCATTCTCAAGGCTCATTAAAATCTGAAGCTGACATTTTGCAAACTACACTACCTGAGAATGACAAGTTCTATTATGATGTGTACAGAGCTATGGATAG GAACACAAGACATGCTGATGGACTCTTCACAAGCGGCTACAGCAAACTTTTGGGTCAAATTTCAGCAAGAAAATATTTGGAATCGCTTATAGGAAAAAGAGTTGG AAATAACACTCCCCTTGATGAACAGACACCGCCAGTCAAACGCCATTCAGATGCTGTCTTTACTGACAACTACAGTCGCTTTCGAAAGCAGATGGCTGTGAAGAAATATTTGAACTCTGTTTTAACTGGGAAAAGAAG TCAGGAAGAGCTAAACCCAGCCAGCCTTCGGGATGAAACGGAATTGCTTGACCCTGCCTTCTCCGAAAACTATGATGATGTCACTGTAGATGACCTTGAGCTTCTGAATCACCTCCCATTG aatGTCTGA